A region from the Oceanidesulfovibrio marinus genome encodes:
- a CDS encoding sensor histidine kinase has translation MLTDHFRKYRLLCLALLGGVVVYFLDAVMDWLVFYPGSFSDLLYANVPPHEWYIRLVLLFLFVGFGIYAQRQVSIRERLNADLQQTVADKEALLREVHHRIKNNLSVVLALVEMQRENVQDSRTLETLDQVRTRLDAIILIHKQIYSQDHFASMRLDTYLQKLGTRLLDLYNHNGRHIELVYEMEPVEVSPKEAVPCGLICSELLTNACKHAFDAGESGTVTLRLAAVPSGFAMSVCDNGRGFPESFSLDDSTGLGLQLVRSLARQLNGTLRLHNTAGSCITVHVS, from the coding sequence ATGTTGACCGACCATTTCCGTAAGTATCGCTTACTTTGCCTGGCGTTGCTCGGCGGCGTCGTGGTGTATTTCCTGGACGCCGTGATGGACTGGCTCGTCTTCTATCCTGGCAGCTTTTCCGATCTCCTTTACGCGAACGTGCCACCGCATGAGTGGTATATTCGCCTTGTGCTTCTGTTCCTCTTCGTAGGCTTCGGCATATACGCTCAACGCCAGGTCAGCATCCGCGAACGATTGAATGCGGATCTCCAGCAGACCGTGGCGGACAAGGAAGCGTTGCTGCGCGAGGTGCACCACCGCATCAAAAACAACCTGAGCGTGGTCCTCGCCCTGGTGGAGATGCAGCGCGAGAACGTGCAGGACTCCCGCACCCTGGAGACGCTGGACCAGGTTCGTACCCGGCTGGACGCCATCATACTCATCCACAAGCAGATCTACTCCCAGGACCACTTCGCATCCATGCGGCTGGATACCTACCTGCAGAAGCTGGGCACGCGGTTGTTGGACCTCTACAACCACAACGGCCGGCACATCGAGCTGGTCTATGAGATGGAACCGGTGGAGGTGTCGCCCAAAGAGGCCGTGCCGTGCGGCTTGATCTGCAGCGAGCTTTTGACCAATGCCTGCAAGCACGCGTTCGACGCTGGGGAATCCGGCACAGTCACCTTGCGCCTTGCCGCCGTCCCGTCAGGCTTTGCGATGAGCGTTTGCGACAACGGCCGCGGCTTTCCCGAGAGTTTTTCCCTTGATGATTCCACCGGCCTGGGCCTGCAGCTCGTCCGCAGCCTGGCGCGCCAGCTGAACGGCACGTTGCGCTTGCATAATACTGCAGGTTCGTGCATCACGGTCCATGTTTCGTGA
- a CDS encoding DUF3617 domain-containing protein gives MRHLCLMLIVTVLLATAGTASAQQIKYGKWEITTKVNMVGMPMDMPPMTHTQCLTKEDLTPRTEQPRANCTTDYSVDGNTVHFTTKCDTPEGKLEGKGMAIYEGETMKGSLTMVMHGEHEMEMTHDYEGHYLGPCDE, from the coding sequence ATGCGCCATTTGTGTCTCATGCTCATCGTCACCGTGCTGCTGGCCACCGCCGGAACGGCGTCCGCGCAGCAGATCAAGTACGGCAAATGGGAAATCACCACCAAGGTGAACATGGTTGGCATGCCCATGGACATGCCCCCAATGACACACACCCAGTGCCTGACCAAGGAGGACCTGACCCCGCGCACCGAGCAGCCCCGCGCGAACTGCACCACCGACTACTCGGTGGACGGCAACACCGTGCACTTCACCACAAAGTGCGACACGCCTGAAGGGAAGCTGGAAGGCAAGGGCATGGCCATCTACGAGGGCGAGACCATGAAGGGCTCTTTGACCATGGTGATGCACGGCGAACACGAGATGGAAATGACCCACGACTACGAGGGGCACTATCTCGGCCCGTGCGATGAGTAG
- a CDS encoding undecaprenyl-diphosphate phosphatase, with protein MPFLLSAVILGIVEGLTEFLPVSSTGHLILVGHLIGFTGAKAATFEVVIQLGAILAVVVIYRRRFLDLLHPAPRDEKCFAGMRGIGFLVLTSIPASVVGLLTKDVIKTYLFGPQTVAWALAVGAAAILVVEARPRNSRYHSLDDMTPALALGIGMFQCLALWPGFSRSAATIMGGMILGADRKLAAEYSFIAAVPIMVAATTLDMAENISLFSANDLIHLTVGFVVSFFAAWIAVKGFIQLLQRMTLRPFAVYRLVLAPLVLIFWPE; from the coding sequence ATGCCATTTCTGCTCTCCGCCGTCATTCTCGGAATCGTCGAAGGCCTCACCGAGTTCCTGCCGGTCTCGTCCACGGGCCACCTCATCCTCGTCGGCCACCTGATCGGGTTCACCGGCGCCAAGGCCGCTACCTTCGAGGTGGTCATCCAGCTCGGCGCCATCCTCGCCGTGGTGGTCATCTACCGCCGGCGTTTTCTGGACCTGCTGCACCCGGCTCCGCGTGACGAAAAATGCTTTGCCGGCATGCGCGGCATCGGCTTTCTGGTGCTCACCTCCATTCCCGCCTCGGTGGTCGGGCTGCTGACCAAGGACGTCATCAAGACGTACCTCTTCGGCCCGCAGACTGTGGCCTGGGCCCTGGCCGTGGGTGCGGCGGCCATCCTCGTGGTGGAAGCCAGGCCCCGCAACAGCCGCTACCACAGCCTGGACGACATGACCCCGGCCCTGGCCCTGGGCATCGGCATGTTCCAGTGCCTGGCGTTGTGGCCCGGCTTCTCCCGCTCCGCCGCCACCATCATGGGCGGCATGATCCTGGGCGCGGACCGCAAGCTTGCAGCCGAGTACTCCTTCATCGCCGCCGTGCCGATCATGGTGGCGGCCACGACCCTGGACATGGCCGAGAACATTAGCCTGTTCAGCGCCAACGACCTTATCCATCTAACCGTCGGCTTCGTGGTCTCGTTCTTTGCAGCGTGGATCGCGGTGAAGGGCTTTATCCAGCTGTTGCAGCGCATGACCCTGCGTCCATTCGCCGTGTACCGGCTGGTACTCGCGCCGCTTGTGCTGATTTTCTGGCCGGAATAG
- a CDS encoding response regulator — protein sequence MHTKKVMIVEDEAITALFLERNISKLGYAVCHVTDTGEDAVSFAQNNPIDCVIMDIRLKGPMDGIDAGASINHSIPIIYYSAFVDKETMNRLRAQPHHAILEKPASFEDIAQTIAEAVH from the coding sequence ATGCACACAAAAAAGGTAATGATCGTAGAGGATGAGGCAATTACGGCCCTTTTTCTCGAACGAAATATTTCCAAGCTCGGGTACGCGGTCTGCCATGTGACCGACACCGGCGAGGACGCCGTCTCCTTCGCCCAGAACAACCCTATCGACTGCGTCATCATGGACATCCGCCTCAAAGGCCCCATGGACGGCATCGATGCGGGGGCAAGCATCAACCACAGCATTCCGATTATTTATTACTCGGCGTTCGTGGACAAGGAGACAATGAATAGGCTCCGGGCTCAACCGCACCATGCCATTCTGGAAAAGCCCGCGTCCTTTGAGGACATCGCCCAAACCATTGCCGAAGCCGTCCACTGA
- a CDS encoding YcxB family protein: MPSTLTYEITTDDFLEFQKEIMKRVRAEATGVARSRSNFLVFIALVMVILALLIYLPEYIAINLTSFGVALVLLLLLVLPLTVYFQRRIAAMSLPHRDGIVLGPKKMQLDARGVTIQTRGYAVKHTWDAVLDLMETKNLFILRLDTLVGEIIPKEALETCADPEVARALILKRGAV, translated from the coding sequence ATGCCCTCGACATTGACGTACGAGATTACCACCGATGACTTCCTGGAGTTTCAGAAGGAAATCATGAAACGCGTGCGCGCCGAGGCCACTGGCGTCGCCAGGAGCCGCAGCAATTTCCTGGTGTTTATCGCCTTGGTCATGGTGATTCTGGCTCTGCTCATCTATCTCCCGGAGTACATCGCCATCAACCTGACCTCCTTCGGAGTAGCGCTGGTGCTCCTGCTGCTCCTCGTACTGCCGCTGACGGTCTACTTTCAGCGCCGGATCGCGGCCATGAGTCTGCCGCACAGGGACGGCATCGTGCTCGGCCCCAAGAAGATGCAGCTCGATGCCAGGGGCGTGACCATCCAGACCAGGGGCTATGCAGTGAAGCATACCTGGGACGCGGTTCTCGACCTCATGGAAACGAAAAATCTGTTTATACTGCGGCTGGATACCCTGGTGGGTGAGATCATCCCGAAAGAGGCTTTGGAAACGTGCGCCGATCCTGAGGTTGCGCGCGCCCTGATCCTGAAACGCGGCGCGGTATGA
- a CDS encoding DUF3592 domain-containing protein → MDTGRHALHPRLKPVMRVITVSRWMLFSTVVLLAVVFAVLYIIHPGRVLLIAAAITLPLMSVLFLVLDRLVMKTVIRRIHSTSTLMLSTQPEAMVMQPTGVSLMQGHIVELRKQDTAQDSPPWGLACITTSGQKYLGRKPREVLVYHDAADRESRLALDGGKQIFWGTLTTAEQREQGRRSLNRVLLLVLALLVGIGVLFYVQSTMRMETVRENLRLAEQSAHWPSVPGVVQSSGVEKRKVSRGRSKVTAYAAEVTYQYTVAGDTYTGSIIRFCYAPTRSLQTAREEAAQYPAGGSVTVAYDPAAPALGVLQPGYTDACQADAREIRVGGIAMTGMMILVIAIFAAIMWWQNKCYARTAARLARYGIRF, encoded by the coding sequence ATGGACACAGGCCGTCATGCGCTGCATCCCAGGCTCAAGCCCGTGATGCGCGTCATCACCGTTTCGCGCTGGATGTTGTTCAGCACCGTCGTGCTTCTGGCTGTGGTGTTTGCTGTTCTGTACATCATCCATCCAGGGCGTGTTCTGCTCATTGCGGCGGCCATCACCCTGCCCCTCATGTCTGTGCTCTTTCTTGTGCTGGACCGGCTTGTCATGAAGACCGTCATCCGGCGCATTCACAGCACCAGCACGCTGATGCTTTCCACCCAACCAGAGGCCATGGTCATGCAGCCCACAGGCGTAAGCCTGATGCAGGGGCACATTGTGGAGTTGCGGAAGCAGGATACGGCCCAGGACTCGCCGCCGTGGGGGCTCGCCTGCATCACCACCAGTGGACAGAAATACCTCGGCCGCAAACCGCGTGAGGTGCTTGTCTACCACGACGCTGCGGACCGCGAGTCCAGGCTTGCCTTGGACGGCGGAAAGCAGATCTTCTGGGGCACGCTGACCACAGCGGAGCAGCGCGAGCAGGGCCGGCGCTCCTTGAACCGTGTGCTGTTGCTCGTGCTGGCTCTGCTCGTTGGCATCGGCGTGCTGTTCTATGTGCAAAGCACCATGAGGATGGAGACCGTCCGGGAAAACCTGCGACTGGCCGAGCAAAGCGCGCACTGGCCCTCGGTTCCCGGTGTGGTCCAAAGCTCTGGCGTGGAGAAGCGGAAGGTGAGCCGGGGGCGCTCCAAGGTCACAGCCTATGCGGCGGAGGTGACGTACCAGTATACCGTAGCCGGCGACACCTATACCGGCAGCATCATCCGCTTCTGCTACGCGCCCACGCGCTCGCTCCAGACGGCCCGGGAAGAGGCGGCGCAGTACCCTGCCGGCGGTAGCGTGACCGTGGCGTACGATCCGGCCGCGCCAGCCTTGGGCGTTCTGCAGCCCGGCTACACCGACGCCTGCCAGGCCGATGCGCGGGAGATACGCGTGGGCGGAATCGCCATGACCGGGATGATGATTCTGGTCATCGCCATATTCGCCGCGATCATGTGGTGGCAGAACAAATGCTACGCGCGCACGGCGGCCCGGCTGGCCCGCTACGGTATCCGGTTCTGA
- a CDS encoding amino acid permease, giving the protein MALPVSSLIVAATAALVCGVLLFYKPLTASPAWRATVTPLASIMGSGFLVCVPLLYANIGNYSVLAMAVLLGLAYAVGSVIRFNIRYGEPLFQKQNPPDVFERIEHRLHIAHRDAAHRIKIGEAADLLEKISHVALSGAYCISVSYYLQLLASFALQPLNLHTAWIAKSLVTLILAGIAIIGFTRGLKGIERVERIVVGVNLAMIAALVAGLAHFNAVSAMDGSWHLRHLGVSGDKLHVVRLLMGMLIVVQGFETSRFLGSEHSQGERIRTMRWAQLISTVIYLVFIGLMAAVIGNTQGDLQSGITAIVALSAVVAPILPALLTITAIGSQFSAATADDAGCSGLLEAIFKRWMPARYAYVVVSALSISITWMTDVYQIISYASRAFALFYVLQCVVALLVMRKVSDVPARRAKTGLYAGLALICLLITLFGIPAG; this is encoded by the coding sequence ATGGCACTGCCCGTCTCCAGCCTCATCGTCGCCGCCACCGCCGCCTTGGTCTGCGGCGTGCTGCTGTTCTACAAGCCGCTGACCGCCTCCCCGGCCTGGCGCGCCACGGTCACGCCACTGGCCTCGATCATGGGCAGCGGCTTTCTCGTCTGCGTGCCGCTGCTGTACGCCAACATCGGCAACTACTCCGTCCTGGCCATGGCCGTGCTGCTGGGGTTGGCCTATGCCGTGGGCTCGGTCATCCGCTTCAATATCCGCTATGGCGAGCCGCTGTTCCAGAAACAGAATCCGCCGGACGTGTTCGAGCGCATCGAGCACCGCCTGCACATCGCCCACCGGGACGCGGCGCACCGCATCAAAATCGGCGAGGCCGCCGACCTGCTGGAGAAGATCTCACACGTGGCCTTGTCCGGCGCTTACTGCATCTCGGTGTCGTACTATCTGCAACTGCTTGCCAGCTTCGCCCTGCAGCCCCTGAACCTGCACACGGCCTGGATCGCCAAATCCCTGGTAACCCTTATTCTCGCGGGCATCGCCATCATCGGCTTCACGCGGGGCCTGAAGGGCATTGAGCGCGTGGAGCGCATCGTCGTAGGCGTCAACCTGGCCATGATCGCGGCCCTTGTGGCCGGGCTCGCGCATTTCAACGCGGTCAGTGCCATGGACGGCTCCTGGCACCTGCGGCACCTGGGAGTTTCCGGGGACAAGCTGCACGTCGTCCGCCTGCTCATGGGCATGCTCATCGTAGTGCAGGGTTTCGAAACCTCCCGCTTTCTGGGCTCGGAGCATTCCCAGGGAGAACGCATCCGGACCATGCGCTGGGCCCAGCTCATCTCCACGGTCATCTATCTCGTGTTCATCGGCCTCATGGCCGCGGTCATCGGCAACACTCAGGGCGATCTGCAAAGCGGGATCACGGCCATCGTCGCCCTGTCTGCGGTGGTCGCGCCCATCCTGCCTGCCCTGCTGACGATCACGGCCATCGGCAGCCAGTTCTCAGCGGCCACGGCTGACGACGCCGGCTGCTCCGGCCTGCTGGAAGCCATATTCAAGCGCTGGATGCCCGCTCGCTACGCCTATGTTGTGGTCTCCGCCCTGTCCATCAGCATCACCTGGATGACCGACGTTTACCAGATCATCAGCTATGCCTCGCGTGCCTTCGCCCTGTTCTACGTCCTGCAGTGCGTTGTCGCGCTGCTTGTCATGCGCAAGGTGTCCGACGTGCCAGCACGCAGGGCCAAAACCGGCCTGTACGCCGGCCTGGCACTGATCTGCCTGCTCATCACCCTGTTCGGCATTCCCGCCGGGTAG
- a CDS encoding ATP-grasp domain-containing protein, which yields MPMFILDDPYVSDFLKQTVLSRKGAVLDNAKARVSLNDEASDVRLLDDEEFAAEARKAPRIYANSENAIGWIAANLADTKLPAMIDVFKDKVAFRDLIAPLYPDYFYKGVAYDDLDDVDPEELFYPCVVKPAVGFFSLGVHRVESAADWKPIVQKIRDEVERIRQYYPPEVLDVDRFVIEQCIEGEEFAVDAFYDGDGNVVIVNILGHLFASADDVSDRVYITSPSIIERWREPFTEFLAELGRRANLADFPVHVEMRVDENGHIAPIEVNPMRFAGWCVTDLAYHAYGVNPYACYLDGAAPDWERILPQREGNVYAVVVADIAPDVDCASIVQVNYEEFKNRFSTPLELRPVDYKRYGVFAFLFAQAREDDLSELHAILGSDLKEFMKLG from the coding sequence ATGCCAATGTTCATCCTCGATGATCCATATGTTTCTGATTTTCTGAAGCAAACAGTCCTTTCCCGCAAGGGAGCCGTGCTGGACAACGCCAAAGCCCGCGTCAGCCTGAATGACGAGGCAAGCGACGTCCGACTGCTCGACGATGAGGAGTTCGCCGCCGAGGCGCGGAAGGCTCCCCGCATTTACGCCAACTCGGAGAACGCCATCGGCTGGATCGCCGCGAACCTGGCGGACACCAAGCTTCCGGCCATGATCGACGTGTTCAAGGACAAGGTTGCCTTCCGCGATCTCATTGCGCCCTTGTACCCGGATTACTTCTACAAAGGCGTGGCCTACGACGACCTGGACGATGTGGACCCGGAGGAGCTGTTCTACCCTTGTGTGGTCAAGCCGGCCGTGGGTTTCTTCAGCCTGGGCGTGCACCGCGTGGAGTCCGCCGCCGACTGGAAGCCCATCGTGCAGAAAATCCGCGACGAGGTGGAGCGCATCCGCCAGTACTATCCCCCCGAAGTCCTGGACGTGGACCGCTTCGTCATCGAGCAGTGCATCGAGGGTGAGGAGTTCGCCGTGGACGCCTTCTACGACGGCGACGGCAACGTGGTCATCGTGAACATCCTGGGCCATCTCTTTGCCTCGGCCGACGACGTCTCGGACCGCGTGTACATCACCTCCCCGTCCATCATCGAGCGCTGGCGCGAGCCTTTTACCGAGTTCCTGGCCGAGCTGGGCCGCCGCGCAAACCTGGCCGACTTCCCGGTGCATGTGGAGATGCGCGTGGATGAAAATGGGCACATCGCGCCCATCGAGGTGAACCCCATGCGCTTTGCCGGCTGGTGCGTCACCGACCTGGCCTACCACGCCTACGGCGTGAACCCGTACGCCTGCTATCTGGACGGCGCGGCCCCGGACTGGGAGCGGATACTGCCCCAGCGCGAGGGCAACGTGTACGCTGTTGTCGTGGCTGACATAGCGCCTGACGTGGACTGTGCGTCCATTGTTCAAGTGAATTATGAAGAGTTCAAAAACCGCTTTTCCACACCGCTGGAGCTGCGGCCGGTGGATTACAAACGGTACGGCGTGTTCGCCTTCCTCTTTGCGCAGGCGCGGGAGGACGACCTCTCCGAGCTGCACGCCATCCTGGGCTCGGACCTCAAGGAGTTCATGAAGCTGGGATAA
- a CDS encoding DMT family transporter yields MLPTTRGLILAFAGVLIITPDTLLVRLMQIDTWPLLFYRGLGMAAGVGVYTLLRGRKSLGKRLRALGLIGIATAVCFSTANMLFVNAVMRTSVANTLAIISTAPIWGALLSAVVLRERLPLRTWLAVVLAALCVVVIVSGDLGGAGSHLTGDIVALTQSVFMSLGFVLIRSRPDVEMVPCMVLSGCITATVSFFSAGSLAVMPQDVGLLLVLCLVVLPCSFLCLLNAPRYIPAPEVNMILLLEMILAPILVWAAVGETVSRTTLAGGVGLFAVLLIHSLLAMHANGKKRGHAVRVGEASVTTTE; encoded by the coding sequence ATGCTCCCTACCACTCGCGGACTCATTCTGGCCTTTGCCGGCGTGCTCATCATCACCCCGGACACCCTGCTTGTCCGGCTCATGCAGATCGATACCTGGCCCCTGCTCTTCTATCGCGGCCTGGGCATGGCCGCCGGCGTGGGCGTCTACACCCTGCTGCGCGGGCGCAAGAGCCTGGGCAAAAGGCTGCGCGCTCTCGGCCTGATAGGCATTGCCACGGCCGTGTGCTTCAGCACTGCCAACATGCTTTTTGTCAACGCGGTCATGCGCACCAGCGTGGCCAATACCCTGGCCATCATCTCCACGGCGCCTATCTGGGGTGCGCTGCTTTCCGCCGTCGTGCTGCGCGAGCGTCTGCCCCTGCGCACCTGGCTGGCCGTGGTCCTGGCCGCGCTCTGCGTGGTGGTCATTGTCAGCGGCGACCTGGGCGGCGCCGGCAGCCATCTGACCGGGGACATCGTCGCCCTGACGCAGTCCGTCTTCATGTCCTTGGGATTCGTACTCATCCGCAGTCGGCCCGATGTGGAGATGGTGCCGTGCATGGTCCTGAGTGGTTGCATCACAGCCACTGTATCGTTTTTCAGCGCAGGATCGCTGGCCGTGATGCCCCAGGACGTCGGCCTGCTGCTCGTGCTCTGCCTGGTGGTGCTGCCGTGCTCGTTCTTGTGCCTGCTCAACGCGCCGCGCTATATCCCGGCTCCGGAAGTGAACATGATTCTGCTCCTGGAGATGATCCTGGCGCCGATTCTGGTATGGGCCGCCGTGGGTGAGACCGTGTCACGCACCACCCTTGCCGGCGGCGTGGGCCTGTTCGCCGTGCTGCTGATCCACTCCCTGCTGGCCATGCACGCCAATGGCAAAAAGCGCGGCCACGCCGTGCGCGTGGGCGAGGCGAGCGTGACCACAACGGAGTGA
- a CDS encoding UDP-glucuronic acid decarboxylase family protein, which yields MHLKKRIIVTGGAGFLGSHLCEFLLCAGNEVLCVDNFFTGSKMTVEHLLDNPNFDVIRHDITFPLYLEADEIYNLACPASPIHYQNDPVQTTKVCVHGSINMLGLAKRLRAKIMQASTSEVYGDPAIHPQPESYRGDVNPIGPRSCYDEGKRCAETLFFDYHRQHNLQIKVARIFNTYGPRMHPNDGRVVSNFICQALRGDPITVYGDGSQTRSFCYVDDMIAGFIKLMHSRDGFIGPVNLGNPGEYSILQIAETVRELIGASVEIVFKELPQDDPRRRQPDISLAKQELDWEPTVPLREGLEKTIAYFDDFLTSLKQANEKKKKVLGTLLDRGCS from the coding sequence ATGCATTTGAAGAAGCGCATTATCGTCACCGGCGGCGCCGGGTTTCTGGGCTCGCATCTTTGCGAGTTCCTGCTCTGCGCCGGAAATGAAGTCCTGTGTGTGGACAACTTCTTTACCGGTTCGAAAATGACCGTCGAGCACCTGCTCGACAATCCGAACTTCGATGTCATCCGCCACGACATCACCTTCCCGCTCTATCTGGAAGCCGACGAAATATACAACCTCGCCTGCCCGGCCTCGCCCATCCATTACCAGAACGATCCCGTGCAGACGACCAAGGTGTGCGTGCACGGCTCCATCAACATGCTGGGCCTGGCCAAGCGTCTGCGCGCCAAGATCATGCAGGCCTCCACGTCCGAAGTGTACGGCGACCCGGCCATCCATCCGCAGCCGGAAAGCTACCGCGGCGACGTGAACCCCATCGGCCCGCGCTCCTGCTACGACGAGGGCAAGCGCTGCGCCGAGACGCTTTTCTTCGACTACCATCGCCAGCACAACCTGCAGATCAAGGTGGCGCGCATCTTCAACACCTACGGCCCGCGCATGCACCCCAACGACGGCCGTGTGGTCTCCAACTTCATTTGCCAGGCCCTGCGCGGTGATCCCATCACCGTGTACGGCGACGGCTCCCAGACCCGCTCGTTCTGCTACGTGGACGACATGATCGCCGGCTTCATCAAGCTCATGCACTCGCGCGACGGCTTTATCGGCCCGGTCAACCTGGGCAACCCCGGCGAGTACTCCATCCTGCAGATTGCGGAGACCGTGCGCGAGCTCATCGGCGCGTCCGTGGAGATCGTGTTCAAGGAGCTGCCCCAGGACGATCCGCGCCGCCGCCAGCCGGACATCTCCCTGGCCAAGCAGGAGCTGGACTGGGAACCCACGGTGCCTTTGCGCGAAGGTCTGGAGAAGACCATCGCCTACTTCGACGACTTCCTCACCAGCCTGAAGCAGGCGAACGAGAAGAAGAAAAAGGTGCTGGGCACACTGCTGGATCGTGGCTGCAGCTAG
- a CDS encoding SGNH/GDSL hydrolase family protein produces the protein MSKTSRTDQKRWSAKRILQFAVFLGIVIFVLDFALMEIYTRATGTTIDLDALTGRTKMDAPMAQWAYLDAFCAYRAKPGQYDDGKTVDSYGFISTPEIATQKPNGVVRIVFLGGSSTAGTGHNLKDEETWPWQTVEKLRADGLHVDFINGALGGYTSFESYGRLWSRIRHFSPDIVVVYHGWNELYYFDEVDDIASWRTLPDGSWSFKTEHVVQMYKPWRIDPFIKWSQWLTRLRLRFSTRAMGEAGQGVKESKSKELANDFDPRGLEIWRTNLELLAGACRIMGAQLLVAKQATLFVPNLSLEQQKRCQFEFHGMDLGAHVRAFQGIYRVIDEETPAADIMDVTALSGVPENFYDHIHPTPLGASRIADVMYGRLAPIVREMEEGAGQ, from the coding sequence ATGAGCAAGACATCCCGCACAGACCAGAAGCGCTGGTCCGCAAAGCGTATCCTCCAGTTCGCCGTCTTTCTCGGCATCGTGATTTTTGTCCTCGACTTCGCGCTCATGGAGATCTACACGCGAGCAACAGGCACGACCATCGACCTGGACGCGCTCACGGGCAGGACGAAAATGGATGCGCCCATGGCGCAGTGGGCGTACCTCGACGCCTTTTGCGCATATCGGGCCAAGCCCGGACAGTATGATGACGGCAAGACCGTCGACTCCTACGGCTTCATTTCCACGCCGGAGATTGCGACCCAAAAACCGAACGGCGTGGTGCGCATCGTTTTTCTGGGCGGCTCCTCCACGGCCGGAACCGGCCATAACCTGAAGGACGAGGAGACATGGCCTTGGCAGACCGTGGAAAAGCTGCGCGCCGATGGCCTGCATGTTGATTTTATCAACGGCGCCCTGGGCGGCTACACATCCTTCGAGTCTTACGGCCGGTTGTGGAGCAGAATCCGCCACTTCTCCCCGGACATCGTGGTGGTGTACCACGGCTGGAACGAGCTCTATTACTTCGACGAGGTAGACGACATTGCCTCGTGGCGCACCCTGCCGGACGGCTCCTGGTCATTCAAGACCGAGCACGTGGTCCAGATGTACAAACCGTGGCGGATCGACCCGTTCATCAAGTGGTCCCAATGGCTGACACGGCTCCGGCTGCGTTTCTCCACGCGCGCCATGGGGGAGGCCGGGCAGGGTGTTAAAGAATCCAAGTCCAAGGAGCTGGCCAACGATTTCGATCCGCGCGGGCTGGAGATATGGCGCACCAACCTGGAGCTGCTGGCCGGTGCGTGTCGGATCATGGGCGCGCAGCTTCTGGTGGCCAAGCAGGCCACGCTCTTTGTGCCGAACCTTTCGCTGGAGCAGCAGAAACGCTGTCAATTCGAGTTCCACGGCATGGACCTCGGCGCCCATGTGCGGGCTTTTCAGGGGATATACCGGGTGATCGACGAGGAGACGCCGGCGGCGGATATTATGGATGTCACCGCGCTTTCCGGCGTGCCGGAGAACTTCTATGACCACATTCATCCCACACCGCTGGGGGCGAGTCGCATTGCCGATGTGATGTACGGACGGTTGGCGCCCATCGTGCGAGAGATGGAGGAGGGAGCAGGGCAGTAG